One window from the genome of Nicotiana tomentosiformis chromosome 5, ASM39032v3, whole genome shotgun sequence encodes:
- the LOC138892524 gene encoding uncharacterized protein, protein MFDETGNPNVHLRTYCDKLLRVGKDERIRMKLFMRSLTGDALSWYISQNPKKWINWVNMASDIMDRFRFNTENAADVFYIQNLKKKPTKTFREYATRWRSEAAKVRPALEK, encoded by the coding sequence ATGTTCGACGAAACAGGTAATCCAAATGTTCATCTGAGGACGTATTGTGACAAGCTCTTAAGGGTTGGTaaagatgaaagaatccgcatgaagttgttcatgaggagcctcactggagacgccctatcctggtacatcagtcaaaatccaaaaaagtgGATTAATTGGGTAAACATGGCATCAGATATTATGGATCGGTTCAGATTCAATACAGAGAATGCAGCAGACGTCTTCTATATCCAGAATCTTAAGAAGAAGCCAACAAAAACttttcgcgagtatgctactcggtggagatcagaagctgcaaaagtaaggccagcactgGAAAAAtag